A window of Corallococcus macrosporus DSM 14697 contains these coding sequences:
- a CDS encoding LytR/AlgR family response regulator transcription factor translates to MRVLIADDERLARAELRRLLAAFPDVEIVGEATHVDETCQRVEALSPDLLLLDIQMPGGTGFDVLERLEEPPDVVFATAYDAHAVRAFEVNALDFLLKPIEPERLATALERVRQRGRAVAPQAGPGQTRGAPLERVFVKDGERCWLVQLAQVPLITSEGNYARLSLEGHAPLLLRSLTYLEERLDPARFFRASRQHLINLDFIEALEPGPGGTLVARLRGGREVEMSRRQSQRFRERLSV, encoded by the coding sequence ATGAGAGTCCTCATCGCTGACGACGAGCGACTGGCCCGCGCCGAGCTGCGCCGCCTGCTCGCGGCGTTTCCGGACGTGGAAATCGTGGGCGAGGCCACCCACGTGGACGAGACATGCCAGCGGGTGGAGGCGCTGTCGCCGGACCTGCTGCTGCTCGACATCCAGATGCCGGGCGGGACGGGCTTCGACGTGCTCGAGCGACTGGAGGAGCCTCCGGACGTCGTCTTCGCCACGGCGTATGACGCCCACGCCGTGCGCGCCTTCGAGGTGAACGCGCTCGACTTCCTGCTCAAGCCCATCGAGCCGGAGCGGCTCGCCACCGCGCTGGAGCGCGTGCGTCAGCGCGGCCGCGCCGTCGCGCCGCAGGCCGGCCCCGGGCAGACGCGGGGGGCGCCGCTGGAGCGGGTGTTCGTGAAGGATGGCGAGCGGTGCTGGCTGGTGCAGCTCGCGCAAGTCCCCCTCATCACCTCCGAGGGCAACTACGCGCGGCTGTCGCTGGAGGGACACGCGCCGCTCCTGCTGCGCTCGCTGACCTACCTGGAGGAGCGGCTGGACCCGGCGCGCTTCTTCCGCGCCAGCCGCCAGCACCTCATCAACCTGGACTTCATCGAGGCCCTGGAGCCCGGGCCGGGCGGCACCCTGGTGGCGCGCCTGCGCGGCGGCCGCGAGGTGGAGATGTCCCGCCGCCAGTCCCAGCGCTTCCGCGAGAGGCTCAGCGTCTGA